The sequence below is a genomic window from Gouania willdenowi chromosome 12, fGouWil2.1, whole genome shotgun sequence.
GGAAGCATTcctttaaatcaggggtgtcagactgattttagttcaggggccaaacacggaccagtttgagctcaagtgggctgcagattataaatagaacaattttaacatcattgtgcccgagttttcaatatcagttcaattcacttcaaaaattcttgcttttgtgaacttttttgtgtaatttaaaggaagtttgtggaattgtttgagaaattgcaagatttgtggaagaattgagagttctttccacaatttgcaattaaaaataactgcatttatgtgatataaacaaatgaaaaatgcaagcccctaaaaatactGTGTATCGCTCTATAAAAGTGTCTGtttcaaatatctctgtgtatcaggatcagactgccatgagactttcaacatggctgctgcttggttcaaaggtgtgcaacgtcaaatttgtttggactgcaatgatactgttaatcaattatttcataaaaaccGAAGCCAACACACGTGCGCACCAGctccaatcactggagagcccacccccacTTGACCGCGGTTTTGTACCTGCGGCGGCAACGCGAGCTGGAGCGTTATGTAGCCAGCGGTGTCACTACCCAATCCTTTCACAGACCGGATCCTTTCAACACATGACCGCAACCTGTCTCCATCCGCTGGGCTTATTTCacggcagtttgtgtactatttaggTTGAAACCCGGCTcgttaaaaataattacaaatgtatgttttgagtgaattccaatTACTTTTGGTTTtcatcttattttctgtttggtttttgatggtcaatgttgtgtatttatccatttatatatatatatatatatatatatatatatatatatatatatatatataaaatcaaaaacaccacaaaacagtcacatacttaaatgtgtattattaaaatatttaacaaatgttgTACGGTCAGTTTACATTCAAACACGAaaagattaaatgttaaaaaatttgctacatttgtgatgtggaaaacaataagataaaataaaataataaaaaataaaaacaggctttcactatatatatgtagaacaaaacttacaattaaattgtaaaagaagaaaaggttatgtacagaattttacatactgtatatcaatatACACATATGCATCCAATTGTAcaagtacatacatatatacatacagtacatgtacacaaacaacTACATATGAatatattcatacatgcatgggcagactactgtatatatacataaatgtgtCTCTCTCAGAAAACGGCAGATGTATGCCAGctaggtgcccttgagcaagacaccaaaccccaacactgctccctacattgtaaagcgactttgagtacccagaaaagtgctatataaaaattgatgtataatatTACAGTATGTTATGCTCTGCACTGTTCCATACAGACATTGCACTCGTGTGaataaattggtgaattttaaatatctacaactgaattatttggtaatttacgcagtaattcatgttttcatttttaatttttccagtgggccgaattggatgctctaaaatggccggatttggcccctgggcctgaAGTTTGACacaacaactttagctttacttcacaaaatttggccctcagagagtTATGAATTCCAAAATGTATAATCATCACTCAAGTTCATTGAGTGACAGAGAAAGTATCAGATTCATTTTTAACATGTCTGTTTTTTAtgcatctatatatatatagatgcataaaaaaaaaaactttcctgCAGTATTTTCTTCTCATAAAGTTTTCCATTACTTCAGTTTGGTaataaaaacatgcatatttatcaAGAAAAGAATGACTTACATGTAGTGGTAACccggtgtttttcaacctctgggttgtgaccccatgtggggtcgcctgataTGTCTAGTAAATAgtcaaattaaaattatattttcaattattccttttcaaattaaCACGTCTCAcacaatatcaaacaactgtattctatacttaaactttatCAAATTGTATGCATTTATAATAcactataacaaacatgatcacaaACTTATTCTAGAAAATTGTCTCTTGgttcgccagaaatttgtgatggGGTCACGAACCAAAAAAGGTTGGTTATCACTGGACTAATGAGTGGTGAGCTAATGACCTGCTTCACTGTGGGACGTTTTAATCCACATTTTTATAATCTGGTTGAATTCAGCCCCATTTGAATGGCAGCAATCAGCTACATGTTGATGAATTTAAATACGTGTATTAGACCTAAGGCACAGCTACATCTAGCACCTTCATCATGACGTGggtgaaacacatttaaagtgccTGGCCTGAAGCAGAGGAGTGTTTGTGAACCTGCCTCATTGGTTTACCGCACTGAGAACGCTCGGTACACTTACATGAAGTGTTGTTGTTTCAGCTGCGTGAGGCACAAATCCTTGGGCAGAGAAATCCTCCTGAGTTGTGGTGCGGTAGACGCTTTCAGGCGTCGTAGGGTACGTGTCAGCCTTCATCTTCtcactgtaaaaaagaaagaagaaacttAGCCCAgctaataaaaaatacattaaactacTCACATGCTCACAACCAATTCCCACAATAATGTGCACTTCcattttgattttgtgactattTTTAGGAATTAAATTGAGAAGAAtttccaaatatatatatatatatatatatatatatatacacatacagtggtgtgaaaaagtgtttgcctccttcctgatttcttacttgcatattttccacacttaaatgttaCAGATCAACCACATTTAAACATTAGTgaaagataacacaagtaaacacaaaacgtagtttttaaatgaagggttttattaatgaggaagaaaaaaatccaaagctacatggccctgtgtgaataagtgtttgccccctaaaACAAATAACTGGTGGACCCCCCTTAGCAGCAACTACTGTAATCATGCGTTTGCGATAAGTTGTAATGACTGTTTTCCAACGCTGTGAAGGAATTCTGACCCACTCATCTTTGCAGAATTGTTGTAATTCAGCCACATTGGAGGCTTTTCCAGCATGAACCACATTTTTAAGGTCATGCCACAGCATCTCAATAGGATTGAGGTCAGGACTTTGACTAGACCACTACAAAGtcttcatttagtttttcttcagccattcagaggtggacttgctggtgtgttttggatcattgtcctgTTGTAGAACCCAAGTTTGCTTCAGCTTGAGGTCACAAACAGATGGACATTTGGACATTCTCCTTCAGGATTTTTGGTAGAAGCAGAATTCATGCTTCCATTGATCACAGCAAGTCTTCCTGGTTCTGAAGCAGAAAAACAGCCCAACACCATCACACTGCTACCACCATATTTTACTGGTGGTATGACGTCTTTTTCTAAAACTCGGTGTTATGTAATGGGACACAGACCttccaaaaagttcaacttttgtctCGTCAGTCCACAGAAAATTTTCCCAAAAGTTTTGGTGATCACCAAGATGTTTTCTGGCAAAAATGAGACGAGCCTTAATGTTCTTTTTGCTCAGCAGTGGTTTTGGTCGTGGAACTCTGTCCTGTCTCTTTGTTATGGTGGAGTCATGAACACTAACCTTAACTGAGGCAAGTGGTGCCTGCAGTTCTTTAGATGTTGTTGGGGGGTCTTTTGTCACCTCTTGGATGAGTCGTCGCTGTGCTCTTGGGGGATTTTGGCCGGCCACTCCTGGGAAAGTTCACTACTGTTCCGTGTTTTCACCATTTGTGGATAATGTCTCTCACGGTGGTTCACTGGAGTCCAAAACTTTAGAAATGGCTTCATAACCTTTCCCAGACTGATAGATTTATattactttttttctcttttgttcctGAATGTCTTTGGATCTCGGCATGATGTCTATAGCTTTTTAGGATCTTTTGGTCTACTTCACTTTGTCCTATTTAAGTGATTTCTAGATTGAGAACAGGTGTGGCTGGGTGTGGCTACACAACTTGAACTCGGGTGTGATCAACCACAGTTGCTAGGGGGCACACCCTTCCTCATGAATAAAAACCCTgtttttcaccaaaaaaaaacaaaagatacaaaattacatgaaaaaaaacacacaatgtctctaaaatcacacaaaacaaaaactaaatacacaacatgacagaaaaatacttttAGTAAccccagaaacaaacaaaatacaaaaaaactctctatacacacaaaatgcctcacacaaaacaaaataaaatacacaaaatgactccaaaataacacaaaaacaaatacaaaaactacacaaaatgacagaaaaaagacacacaaaggatacagaaaaacataaaagaattcCCACATGAACGTGCACTTCCATTTCGATTCAATTTAGGAACTATTTCAGGAATTATTTGAGGAGaactttcagatttattttaacaatttaagattaaagatgtttgccatcatgtgatataagcacaggTTTCtttgaatgtgtgtatttgaagaagctgagatatctacaacagattggtttggtaatttacacaaggattcatgttttctctgtcatttttactttctcctgtgggccaaacaggatcctctaaagggccggatttggccctaaGCTTTAAGTTTGACATGTTTGCCATAAACTGGTCAAAATCTGGCCAATATTAATCAGCCTTTTGTATTTAAACTAAACAAATATCACAGCTGCATACAACCTCAACCAGCTGTTTATTAGACTTGAATGCGTTGTACTGCCACCTTCTGGATAGATTAAACAATTTCATGATAATTGATAACTCTTATTTCATATATACTACATGAGAGATCTGCAAAACATCACTCTTTAGCTCCTATCACTGATGCAACAGAAAATCTGTGCCatgatttgtgtatttactgAGAAACCTAGTCACCATAAGCAGACACGATCCTTTTTGCACCACGTCAAAAATATATGTAAGCAGGATTGTTCGTCTTACACGGATACAGAAAATCTTCCAATATTGAACAACAATCTGATCTGTcaatcaaaaacaacaaaaagtgacCATGTACGCTGTTATACACCTAAAGATCCCCAAATAGGAGCCGTAATGCTGCAGTTAAACGGACTTCCCAGTAAACCAAAACAGTTTTTCCACCAATTCCCTCAAAGGCATGATGGGATAACGATGTTTCCATAAGCAAACCACTCGGAGAGTTCCTCCTTGATTTACCAACTAATCTGGGCCATCTGTTTTTCCAGAAGCTCTGCTCTGATGCCTGGAACGtgaaatcagaagaaaaaaatgagacAAACTTAGAATGAATGGCAAAAAAACATCCCAAATTTAAGACATGTATTGTGAATAACAAAATGTTAATAAGGTGATAGTATATTAAAATATCTCATTTTACAAGACTACACTTTTTGTTGACATCGCCACATTATTCCATGGGTAAGTGacccaaaacaaataaaaatggatgGGAATCATGGATATCACCTTCAATCTACAAACATTGTCTTAATTAATCCCGATTATGAGTTTTTGGCATGATTTTAGGACGTTTAGTTTGTCAGTAATTCATATTCAATCAGGGAAAACCAATAACACAGAAATGGGTATATCCGAAAATGATATTTAATATGGTTTTAGTTGATATTCTGGCTCTAACTAGTTTTCCTGGAGCCTCCAAATTTGGGTTTTAAAATTTCCCAAATCCGTTTCAGAGTTTATTTATTCCGCCTTAGTTTACCTTTCTCTATTTCATCTGAAAAACTTCACAAAACTCATGCCAAACATTCTTAATATGGTTAATCGAGTTGGCGATTGttaattatttcatatttctgtgCTGTAGAAGTGCTCCAAATACACGTTGAAGTGGTtcacaaaattaattttcatCAGATTTTGCCAGATCGCTTTTTGCCTTGTTCACATTGACATTGTAAGCATCTGTTACCAAAACTGGAGTCAATCTCTGCACATTTAGGGGTGGCACATCACAGTgtttttaactagtgtacacacaacaacaacaaagtgagtccAGTAGctcggtgtcacgtactgacacgcactaccggaaaaagaatttttgctacttctgctgtgctgagattgttcattcaatttcaaagtaaatgttcaaagtaaatttttggCATAAAATGCACTTCACTGACAAATAAATTGCtgacatatttaaaaaacattattacacTTCTTAAAACACAATATCATTCTGAACTACAACTAAGATATCATTGTATCTCAGTATGACAATTTACGCATGGCaattccagcacgggtacaATCCCAGGACGTGACTGCTGCGTACTTAGATTGTTTTACAATCTTAGGATGATTACAAACTCAGACTATGACACCGGCCTGAAAACCTCAgacattggttaaaagtggcaaattagagtagggctgggcgatatatcgaatatactcgatatatcgcagcttgtagtctgtgcggtgttgaaaatgaccataccgttaaactcgcggactttttttttttttaaatatcttagtggcattatgcacaaaaggtgcacttaaatttagtgttgttttgaaatgtcatcttaatgacaacatgcacaaaagggcactatttgttttaaattattgtagtggcattatgtacaaaaagtgcacttaattttgtgttttgaaatgccatgtgagttgcatcctgcactaatgtcttgttttgaaatgtctctgtgacaattttgcacagaacgtgttgacaattttatgtttgagccactcactgtttaataaatacagttatgtcaactttgacttagttgtgatttccccttttttgcatgaaagtttaaaattggcatatattaatgcagtatgatcaagaatgttttaatgtagacatatagaatcatcatactggtgtgattttgtgcatcaaagtgttaattcaagggtaatgcaaaatatcgagatatatatcgtgtatcgtgacatggcctaaaaatatcgcggtatttataaaaggccatatcgcccagccctaaattAGAGCgaacaaaaatggacagaaaaagtggtaaaaagggttcaaggTGTTAATAAGAGAcataaaaaagtaggaacaattagattaaactggcaaataatgggctagacaaatcgtgaatgtggttaaattggcaaaaatacacatgaaacaGGGAAAAAaggatggcccgccctcctcccacccactccgtagctgagctcatgctgcttaataaacacgagacagagcgtgggggcggggcgttcgccggtacatacaaagactgtagaaaatacatatatagcactgcgtgaaggacgctgaaatgctcacagtcgtaggcgtgtctgtttacatgtcaatcacggcagagagcttcctggaggcgcggcttctccagctcagtgccgagtcaaatttgtcatcaaagtgggaatgcgtcatcaaattggagcgaggtgtttgtgctcaccctgcagtaagaaaggagcaaatcatccTCTAACTAACCATTGATGGAATCACTAAAAAAACACTtagggcatgtgtatgaagccctaatagaacTTTATTATGTTTAACGCATAGAagagttgatttagcgtaacatgggcaaTTTAAAATATGGccagtttggtgtagttgtagaaaaacggtcaaaataagcaaaaatgtgctcaaattgttattcaatttatattttaagtttcctgaaggcatctggcgaccccctacCAGTgtgtcacgaccccaaggttgagaatccctgggATATACAACCTCATCATGACAGCAGCAGTCCACGTTAATTTAGGTCCAATGTGGCTTTGTCAACAAAAATCATTTCAAAACTACACTTGGTTCTTTACCTCGAGTCCTCACCCCCAGCTTTTTAGGAGCAGCAAAATCTTCCCTCGTCGTAGTGAGATTCTCCATTTTTGACTCGGGATCAAACGTGAAGATCCCTTTGTGCTCGTGTCTCTGGATGTGACGCTGCTTGTCCTCCTCATCAGCAGATGAATGCGTTTTCTAGGCAGAAAAGAGTTCATTTGTTACAGGAGACACAGCTTCCTAGCCActttttatgaaaagcacacaaaggaaacataacaactaaataataataataataataataataacaataataataatacatcagtTTTATGTAGCACTTTTTGAAATAACTCAAAGAAGGCATTTTAGTTAAGTGCCTGTGTGAATAGGTGGGTTTTTAACTGCACATAATTCCAACAGTTCTTTATGAAATTATAGGATGAACCATCTCGTTTTCAAGGGGTCCACAAACAAAAGAGAGATGCACGAGACAGAAGCAGCTGTACATGCATTTcacacaatacaaacaataataCATAGAGGCAAACATTACAGTATGTTACATACCtctcacacacagaaacactaatcccatacacacaaacacacagggcCCTCAACTGTCAAAGGTCATATAAGTTTCAACAACATTTAAGAAATAAACTAACAAATGTAAGGTATGAGCAAGAAAACTCAAAAACAGTTACATGCATTTTGAAGGTATTGCAcaagagcatttttaaacacattaagGGCGGTTATAGAGCGGATAGAGGTAAGAAGATCATTCCATCATTCCTTTTCTGGTCCTAGGAACGATAAAGAATGTTTAAGATGTGTGTCTCACATTACAGGAAGATCTGAAAGGAATTACATGTTGTTTCAAATAGTCAGGATAACtaaaatgaatgcatttaaaaataaaaagtaaccaGTGAAGTTGTCATCTagaggaagtaaaaaaaaaaaatgtattgtcacTATATTAGGTATacaagtacatttttgttgctCGTCGcagtagaacaaaaaaaaaaaaaaggatgaaaataataaattaattcatacggagccccagacatgacatggtaaaaaataatactaattCGTGGTCACaaataggagtgtgacaatatcttgatacggcgatatatcacgatgttttttcgcacgatcaattatcgatatgctcgcgctattttttttttccaaaaccttttctgctttttcactaaaatgtgcagttacgtcttcacataaatgttgtcactgtttgttgaaggaaccaatatattgtttactggaatattgcactataatggtgtcactggtaagaaaaaccctattttttgtttacagaaagcactattggagatacttattcatttacattggtatgttgacacttatttacagaaatgttgcactaaaatagtgtcactgttcataggacactttttcaatttattgtctttcagagatataaaaaaaaaattgtatttttccacttaatctttttttttttattgttatgtcatagattatcatagattgatttctgaccaatgcatcaataatcgcagtatcgtcatatcgtgagataaacGTTATTGTTCCCACCCCTAGTCACAAATTAC
It includes:
- the spag8 gene encoding sperm-associated antigen 8, which produces MDEQRAAVENTAGTRLLVKVEALEKTHSSADEEDKQRHIQRHEHKGIFTFDPESKMENLTTTREDFAAPKKLGVRTRGIRAELLEKQMAQISCEKMKADTYPTTPESVYRTTTQEDFSAQGFVPHAAETTTLHVPDYRSNEAITFWSESRQRVQGVTSNSSFRKSAGFSTPITERLDEVDD